The genomic segment ATCTGTCCATTAGAACACTATAAAGCTTCTGTTTGTtatgtataatgttaaatCGTAACACTTCTGTTCCTCTGAGACTGtaattatttgctttttacAGGATAATACCATATTGCCATTGAAGTTTGCTAGCAACGATCATATGAAAAGGTGGGcgttaatgtaattttattaaccatgtatttgaaatatagtatacataaaaatgtattatatccAAATTGTTAGATATGTAACAAATGTGATTTGTCTGTTTGGTCTAGTTGAAGTTTGGCATGTCTGACACATTCTGTTTAATGTTTGGTGTAACATAGTATTTTGGAGCAATTACAAATAGTGCTTGTTGGGAAAGTGTGTGGAATCACGATCGTCCCCCTTCTTTTCTATAgaatatatgattttataataaacagGTTGAGTACGATTAAATCGATGCTTGCTTTTATACACGTGAAACAACATATATATTGCACTATGTAAAAGTTATTGCAAAAATTGTCCAAATATCAGTTTTGTATActctgtaatttaattttcagctGTATCCCGAGGATTTTCAGCCATTATGGAACATTCCATCCACTGATCGAGTTGTATGGTAATTGaagttgaaattaaagaatttaataataaatttaatatttcttatatattgtatttcataaattatgtaGTAGTATGAATTAGATGCGGTTTTGCAAgtgttagaaattttattactttcagtCTTACATAAGCTTTAATAATGGAAAATCACATAAAGTATGATGAAAATGATTAGAGCAAAtgtaaaaaatcattttttgtttctggAGGAAAAGAAGTGTATcgattttgtcattattacgatatgcttgttttaatacatatactatttttatatatttttattataaattatttatttattcataacaTACAGGCATAAATTTAAgatttatgtaaatgaaaattatatatttctctgcCGATTTgagtattttgtaatttttaattaagataagttttgtataaaaattttattgcttatttataataaataatctactACTTTTCATACgtgttaataattcaattttccatccttttttacttacatttatacaataatatccTTAAATTAATGTGTCAatcattttgttataaaatatgaaaatacaattttgtcatgtctatttcaattataatgtattatgatatttgttATACTGTACGATACTGCAATCAATATAAAcgattaaactttttaaagagtttgtatttgattttttctttaGTTAACATAATCATTCTCCTGTGTCTTAATATTTACGCAATAGGGAACTATATAACTTTGTACAAAGGATTTATGGTCACAAATATACTagtttaataagaaataaacaatataaatgaTTAGTCTCAAATTCCAAGGCGACTGAAAACATCCGGTTTCTTTACGTGCGCTACCGTTGTAATTCTGTCGAAAGTTACTTGTTTAGTACTGCTTGTTTTAACCATTCCCAAACGTGCTTTTGCTGGTATCGAAGTTAATCTTTCTGAAGctaacaaaaatattgcataaaagttaaaaaaattggtacaatgaaaattataaagattcatattattatataattataaagaattataaagaTGTGTAAACAGTGTTATTGATGTTGGGCTACATACCTAGCTTTCCAGATGTAACATTGGATTTTATCAATCTGTTGTCTCTTAGAGATGTgttgttaaaagaaattcttttcgttGTTTTCACTAACTGTGTAACATTACTTGACATAACTTTTCTATTTGCTTCTTGATCAGCTCGCATTGTGCCTACACTTTTtggtacaattttatttgttgtaaGAATCGAAGTTCTTGTATTGGAACTTCtgctttttaatattcctacactatttgttccatttttcaatataCCTGCTTGTGTTATGGCATTATCCTTTTTGGCATCTTTATCTCCTAATCGATTAAAAACACTCACAGATCTTTTAAGGATATCTTTCCCTAATCCAGTAATATTAAATGTCTGTGATGTTTCAGTTGGATTTGTTGTACTAGTTACAGAACTATCACCCAGCCTGTCAAATACAGTTCGCTTTTGTTCTACAGAGTTTTTAAGAATTTGTTGACTTCTAGATGTTGATCCTTTTGGAAGTATTACAGTATATCCTACTTTATTATCTTTGTTATCAAGTGATTTTAGTTTTTTAGGTGTTTCTTGCCACTCATCTTCATTATTACTATCAAATTCACtgtcttcttttaattttcttttaaggaTGGTCTGTTTTTTTTGATTAGCAAGATCTGTAATTATTTCACCTGATGTTGATGCTGATTTTTTAGCAACAACAGTTTTCTTGACCGAACTTGTTGGAATCTTAACAATCTTTTTTGTGATTATTGCATCAGATTTAAGTTTAGTAGCAATAGCTTTAGAAGTAGAACTAGCTGCTTTGGTTGCTACTTTTTTAATCATTGGTTTGGGCTTTCCAACATTATCCTCTGTATCAACTAAGAATCTTTCACATGTTGTCTCTTCTACTactttttttgcatatcttaAAATAGCAATCATATCTCCCATTAAAGTAATTCCCATTTCTTTGAGGCTAGGTTTGTCCAAATCAGGTAACATGTCTGGTTTAATACGATTATTGGAAAACACAACAGCATGTTTTGTAGCTACATCTTGTGGAAATCCAGctcctttaaaaaatttcacccaATAtgctataaaagaaaaaaaaaagtagcaaatgataatttttacacaaaaattgaaaaattaggaaaattacaaaaaattctacatacCTGATAATGATGATGCCATTTTACTGATTaggttatttttattatttgacacgataatgttttataaataatttcatacgttaaaaatatatcattcacagacaaattaacaatattatttcacatattttacaaaatttgttatattgtacacaaattcatttaaaataaatatttttgtgaacgAAAATATACTGTttcgaatatataaataagaagaaatgttcaattataatttgttgaaaaaaatatcacagaatattgttaaaaaatgataataaacatCGGCATCCCATTGCATGAAGCTTCAGATCTATTCATGCTATTCgtctgtacatatatatatatatatatatatatatacatgaacATGTAAATCTATATGAACGCAAATGCATGAGTGAAATTGGAACGaacagataaaattttatagaaagtcACATGTGGCGACACCACCGGTAAATATAAGCATTAGTCATAAGtggcaatttttatttataaatgaattgaaattatctttaaatttttacactattacaaaataaatgtacaatacATATAGCTCTATGTAAAAgaagttataaatttctaataaaatggtaatattcgttaatttcgtataatatattacaaaaatgtaaatcacctgaataaaaatttattatattttattactgaaAAGAACAATACTTATGTATGTTTTAAATTggaaagtataatatatttgaagtaAGTAaggaattgaatattgtaagTTGGACTGATGCAATTGTTGCCGTTCTAGGTATGAAATGTTTATGCCTGCATGTCCGTGAAGTCTCGGAGGAATGGTGTTACTCTTGTTGTTTTGGAAATTTCACACGAATTACCGTACTATTTTTATCGTGTGTGGGTGAATCAGGTGTCATAGTCGTCTTTGATACTATTTTCGATATCTTCATATTCTCTAAGCCGTTTGCTGGGCGAGATTCGCGCTTAAAAGAAGAACGGAGGTTAGTTTCGGCAGATGTATTGGGGTATGTAGTTTTCTATGAAACCGAGTTTGAAACAAACTGATAAATGTAACAAGATTTCGTTGTGCTGTAAAAATCTTACGGAAAtgctttgtttatttataatgaattcttatttaaatgCGATACTTTATTTTCTAAGCAACATTTGATTTTgtcttcatttgaatttgttGTATGCGTCATTTGAAcaagaatatgaattttgttaataGTAAACACACTTAACTAGTGTTCTACTAGTATTCATTCAGTTCTttctaatttgtttttttGGACAGAGTTTacatattacgaaatatctaTAAAGTTAAGTTATGAACTTACATCGATATTTAACTGaatttagttttataattaGGTTTACATATGTTATGTTTGATTTTGTGAATAAGGCACGTATTAAAGATAATGagacatatttacatatgtgatagttatataaaaagaGGGGTAATGTATTCTAGCATATTTTGTTAAGCAGTCTAATTAAGTTTTCGATCACTTGATAGTATATATCACTGGAATAATTGGTTGCATTATTACAATTCGCGGGGGTTAGCTACGAAAGCTGTTACGTAGGAAGAGCGACAGGGTGTTGAGTAAGTAAATGGTACGGGTAGAATCAAGGAAAGCTAGCAACTAAAGTAATGAACAagggtgaaagagagagagagagagagagtgcgCGCTCGCGCtcgttcgctcgctcgctcgcgagaaagagagagagagagagagagaaagagagagcgatAGCGTGGGAGGGGAGGCTCGTGCGCCGGCGAGCAAATCGTGTGTCAGACTCGTGGCAGAGGGGTCAGCGCGAGAGAAAGAACGACACGAACCGAACATTTTCTGGACTTAGCGGGTACGTTTTCACGTTACAAAACGTACacctttttttcattttcagttatttgttcatttttctttattttttctcaaatcttcatttattttctttttaacttacatttccattttctttctttctctctttctatcgcCTGTGCGCGCGTgtaatttccttttcgtttctttttgtatttgcaacttacatttttttatcaacGATACACTTAGTTTTTATGATCAGTATTAGCGTGAAACAAGTGTAAGAAATGTCCGAACAAATTGTCAGTCTCGGTTATGATCGAGATCAACATATTCAAGTGTTTGCTCGTTGATTTGTACATACGAAAACGTTTATAACTGTGTGACATAGAaatcatttacatttaaagGAACGTGATATATCCGCGGAAGGATGAACGACATGGAAGCTTACGGGGATGGATACATGGAGCCCGAGGAAGAATGGGAGAGGGAAGGTCTTTTGGACCCAGCTTGGGAAAAACAGCAGAAAAAGGTGAGTTGAGTTTGTCTCgagtttttatttaatagaattttatatatttctttttgcttcGATAAAAAAACTTCGAtttagttatatagtactggacaacgatatatcatattgcaTATTGAACGATTGAACTGGTATTTTAATGTTCCTATTTGTGTTGAGTACATTTGTTTAGCCTACCTTTTTGTTTTGcaaatttgttaaatgttattattattttcacagTGAAGGCGTTCATTCTGAACGTTTATCACTTACAGAATATTTGCCTACTAGATTTTTGAACTACTGTACATAACCTCATGGAGCACGATACACGATTTTCAAATGTTGTATTAGGATACATACGACGGCATGTAATAAGCGAATACATCGCATACGATCTTAATGATAACGAAAGTGTCTTATTTtaattggttttattttatacgaattatcAATAGTACGCGATTTTCGCAAATCGAACGAACTTTACTTTTTCAgagttaattttttacttatcgcaaaacatttaatatttaattttagttttatttctgAGAGAAAGACTATCGCTGTTGTCGCTGATCTTCTATTTCTTGTAGATGTTTATGCTTTCCATTATACGTCCGAAATATCTTCTACTTCTCTGCGAATTGtaggtattatattttaaaatgctGTGTACAGAGATTAAAACGCAATGTGTCTTCGATTAACAATGAACGTTTCTTTGACGCAAATTTTGATTCGTAATATACGGAGAGATAATTATGCTAGAAGAAGTACCCGGAGAAGATACAAGGGTAGCAGATTAATACGGTGTCAATTGATAAAATGGAACAGCTTCAAGTACGcgttgaaaatgt from the Bombus pyrosoma isolate SC7728 linkage group LG11, ASM1482585v1, whole genome shotgun sequence genome contains:
- the LOC122573211 gene encoding uncharacterized protein C19orf47 homolog; translation: MASSLSAYWVKFFKGAGFPQDVATKHAVVFSNNRIKPDMLPDLDKPSLKEMGITLMGDMIAILRYAKKVVEETTCERFLVDTEDNVGKPKPMIKKVATKAASSTSKAIATKLKSDAIITKKIVKIPTSSVKKTVVAKKSASTSGEIITDLANQKKQTILKRKLKEDSEFDSNNEDEWQETPKKLKSLDNKDNKVGYTVILPKGSTSRSQQILKNSVEQKRTVFDRLGDSSVTSTTNPTETSQTFNITGLGKDILKRSVSVFNRLGDKDAKKDNAITQAGILKNGTNSVGILKSRSSNTRTSILTTNKIVPKSVGTMRADQEANRKVMSSNVTQLVKTTKRISFNNTSLRDNRLIKSNVTSGKLASERLTSIPAKARLGMVKTSSTKQVTFDRITTVAHVKKPDVFSRLGI